A part of Thermus oshimai DSM 12092 genomic DNA contains:
- a CDS encoding MFS transporter, with translation MVNLILALEAFRLFGAGFFYFAHGALAALVAPSPSGAALALGARLAAEPFFALLAGLLSDRWPRGPLLGLSALGQALLTLGVLALLPSPPLLPLYLAGFLFAALEALRLVAAGALLADLLPQEALARARGRLHAAYTAADLLSDFLSGLLFSRSQTLALGLGGGLLLLAAASYRALPLASPIPRPATGGSLAGLRFLWQSPLLRPLLLLEGALDLAHALLAGLLPFLVLRGLGAAPWVLGLLGSALSLGGALGGLLVGPALARLGRKATLAWALLASALGLLGVALLPSWPFLAAFLLLSGMGGAAFSAVAGAVRLGEAPPELRGRVAGGFLFLTGLLAPLGPLLGGLLADQSLSLPFLLAGLGLLGLAAFARYGGPR, from the coding sequence ATGGTAAACTTAATCCTCGCCCTTGAGGCCTTCCGCCTCTTTGGGGCGGGGTTTTTCTACTTCGCCCATGGGGCCCTAGCCGCCCTTGTGGCCCCCAGCCCCTCGGGGGCGGCCCTGGCCCTGGGGGCCCGCCTCGCGGCGGAGCCCTTCTTCGCCCTCCTGGCGGGCCTCCTCTCGGACCGCTGGCCCAGAGGCCCTCTCCTGGGCCTTTCCGCCCTAGGGCAGGCCCTCCTCACCCTCGGGGTCCTGGCCCTCCTCCCCTCGCCCCCCCTCCTTCCCCTTTACCTGGCGGGCTTCCTCTTCGCCGCCCTCGAGGCCTTGCGCCTGGTGGCCGCGGGCGCCCTCCTCGCCGACCTCCTCCCCCAGGAGGCCCTGGCCCGGGCTCGGGGAAGGCTCCACGCTGCCTACACCGCCGCCGACCTCCTCTCGGACTTCCTGTCGGGCCTCCTTTTCAGCCGCTCCCAGACCCTCGCCCTGGGCCTGGGAGGGGGGCTTCTCCTCCTCGCCGCCGCCTCCTACCGGGCCCTGCCCCTTGCCTCCCCTATCCCCCGTCCGGCCACGGGGGGTAGCCTAGCGGGGCTCCGCTTCCTCTGGCAAAGCCCCCTCCTCCGCCCCCTGCTCCTCCTGGAGGGCGCCTTGGACCTGGCCCACGCCCTCCTGGCGGGCCTCCTCCCCTTTTTGGTCCTGCGGGGCCTAGGGGCGGCGCCCTGGGTCCTCGGCCTTTTGGGAAGCGCCCTCAGCCTGGGGGGGGCCCTAGGGGGGCTTCTGGTGGGCCCCGCCCTAGCCCGGCTGGGCCGGAAGGCCACCCTGGCCTGGGCCCTATTGGCCTCGGCCCTGGGCCTCCTCGGAGTGGCCCTCCTGCCCTCTTGGCCCTTCCTCGCCGCCTTTCTCCTCCTCTCCGGCATGGGTGGGGCGGCCTTCTCCGCGGTGGCCGGCGCGGTCCGCCTGGGGGAGGCCCCCCCGGAGCTTCGGGGCCGGGTGGCGGGGGGGTTCCTCTTCCTCACCGGCCTCCTCGCCCCCCTGGGCCCCCTCCTCGGGGGCCTCCTGGCGGACCAGAGCCTCTCCCTCCCCTTCCTCCTCGCGGGGCTCGGCCTCTTGGGGCTGGCGGCTTTTGCCCGCTACGGAGGGCCAAGGTGA
- a CDS encoding VOC family protein, with translation MDVLETCVYAEDLEAARAFYEGVLGLPCFQFKPPRHAFFRAGRGVFLVFNPALTEKEETLPPHGARGSVHVAFRVAEEELSLWARRLEAAGFPVWWAEWPKGKSLYTLDPAGNLVELAPAGIWGLE, from the coding sequence GTGGACGTCCTGGAAACCTGCGTTTACGCCGAGGACCTGGAGGCCGCCCGGGCCTTCTACGAGGGGGTTTTGGGCCTTCCCTGCTTCCAGTTCAAGCCCCCCCGGCACGCCTTCTTCCGGGCGGGGCGGGGGGTCTTTCTGGTCTTCAACCCCGCCCTCACGGAAAAGGAGGAAACCCTTCCCCCCCATGGGGCCAGGGGAAGCGTGCACGTGGCCTTCCGGGTGGCGGAGGAAGAGCTTTCCCTTTGGGCGAGGCGCCTGGAGGCGGCGGGGTTTCCCGTCTGGTGGGCGGAGTGGCCCAAGGGGAAGAGCCTCTACACCCTAGACCCCGCGGGGAACCTGGTGGAGCTGGCCCCGGCGGGGATCTGGGGCCTGGAGTAG
- a CDS encoding glutamine synthetase/cystathionine beta-lyase binding protein, whose amino-acid sequence MPTFIVLSTLTDEGAETLIKNPERIKEVNGELERDFGVKVVAQYAVLGPYDFVNIVEAEDAASVARAMLHLASRGSVKTTTLEAIPVAELIARLK is encoded by the coding sequence ATGCCCACCTTTATCGTCCTCAGCACCCTCACGGACGAGGGGGCCGAGACCCTCATCAAGAACCCCGAGCGCATCAAGGAGGTGAACGGGGAGCTGGAGCGGGACTTCGGGGTGAAGGTGGTGGCCCAGTACGCCGTGCTGGGGCCCTACGACTTCGTGAACATCGTGGAGGCGGAGGACGCGGCCAGCGTGGCCCGGGCCATGCTCCACCTGGCCTCGAGGGGAAGCGTGAAGACCACCACCCTGGAGGCCATCCCCGTGGCCGAGCTCATCGCCCGCCTGAAGTAG
- the guaA gene encoding glutamine-hydrolyzing GMP synthase produces MVVVLDFGSQYTRLIARRLRELRAFSLILPGDTPWEEIAKHRPQAIILSGGPRSVYEEDAPRPDPSLWEAGLPLLGICYGMQLLAQAYGGKVERAGRAEYGKALLTAHEGPLFRGLGGEVQVWMSHQDAVTELPPGFKVAARTEENPVAAIEGKDGRTFGVQFHPEVAHTPKGMQILENFLEVAGVRRDWTPEHILEELLRGVQERVGGERVLLAVSGGVDSSTLALLLAKSGVDHLAVFVDHGLLRLGEREEVEGALRALGVNLLVVDAKARFLKALKGVEDPEEKRRRIGHTFVEVFREVARSQGPFRFLAQGTLYPDVIESAGEKGAAKIKSHHNVGGLPEDLGFELLEPFRLLFKDEVRELALLLGLPDPLRLRHPFPGPGLAVRILGEVTEERLEILRRADDLFTSLLKEWGLYDQVAQALAVLTPLRSVGVAGDERRYGHVLALRAVTTEDFMTADWARLPLEFLDEAARRITQKVPEVGRVVYDITAKPPATIEWE; encoded by the coding sequence ATGGTGGTGGTCTTGGACTTCGGCTCCCAGTACACGAGGCTCATCGCCAGGAGGCTTAGGGAGCTTAGGGCCTTCTCCCTCATCCTCCCGGGGGACACCCCCTGGGAGGAGATCGCCAAGCACCGGCCCCAGGCGATCATCCTTTCCGGAGGGCCCAGGAGCGTGTACGAGGAGGACGCCCCTAGGCCCGACCCCAGTCTTTGGGAAGCGGGCCTTCCGCTCCTTGGCATCTGCTACGGGATGCAGCTTCTGGCCCAGGCCTACGGGGGCAAGGTGGAGCGGGCCGGCCGGGCGGAGTACGGCAAGGCCCTCCTCACCGCCCACGAGGGCCCCCTCTTCCGGGGCCTTGGGGGGGAGGTCCAGGTGTGGATGAGCCACCAGGACGCGGTCACCGAGCTCCCTCCGGGCTTCAAGGTGGCCGCCCGCACGGAGGAGAACCCCGTGGCGGCCATAGAGGGGAAGGACGGGCGCACCTTCGGGGTCCAGTTCCACCCCGAGGTGGCCCACACCCCCAAGGGGATGCAGATCCTGGAAAACTTCCTGGAAGTGGCGGGGGTGCGGCGGGACTGGACCCCGGAGCACATCCTGGAGGAGCTCCTTAGGGGGGTTCAGGAACGGGTGGGCGGGGAAAGGGTGCTCCTTGCGGTCTCGGGCGGCGTGGACTCCAGCACCCTGGCCCTCCTCCTGGCCAAAAGCGGGGTGGACCACCTGGCGGTCTTCGTGGACCATGGCCTCCTGCGCCTGGGGGAACGGGAGGAGGTGGAAGGGGCCTTAAGGGCCCTTGGGGTGAACCTCCTGGTGGTGGACGCCAAGGCGCGCTTCCTAAAGGCCCTCAAGGGGGTGGAGGACCCCGAGGAGAAGCGGCGCCGCATCGGCCACACCTTCGTGGAGGTCTTCCGGGAGGTGGCCAGGTCCCAAGGGCCTTTCCGCTTCCTCGCCCAGGGGACCCTGTACCCGGACGTGATCGAGTCCGCGGGGGAGAAGGGGGCCGCCAAGATCAAGAGCCACCACAACGTGGGGGGGCTTCCCGAAGACCTGGGGTTTGAGCTCCTGGAGCCCTTCCGCCTCCTCTTCAAGGACGAGGTGCGGGAGCTCGCCCTCCTCCTAGGCCTCCCCGACCCCCTCCGCCTCCGCCACCCCTTCCCGGGGCCGGGCCTGGCGGTGCGCATCCTGGGGGAGGTGACGGAAGAAAGGCTGGAGATCTTAAGGAGGGCGGACGACCTCTTCACGAGCCTCCTCAAGGAGTGGGGCCTGTACGACCAGGTGGCCCAGGCCCTGGCGGTCCTCACCCCCCTAAGGAGCGTGGGGGTGGCGGGGGACGAGCGGCGCTACGGCCATGTGCTCGCCCTCCGGGCGGTGACCACGGAGGACTTCATGACCGCGGACTGGGCCCGGCTTCCCCTGGAGTTCCTGGACGAGGCCGCAAGGCGCATCACCCAGAAGGTGCCCGAGGTGGGCCGGGTGGTCTACGACATCACCGCCAAGCCCCCGGCCACCATAGAATGGGAGTGA
- a CDS encoding S-ribosylhomocysteine lyase, with protein MPEVESFNLDHTKVRAPYVRLAGRKAVGGGVVEKYDLRLAQPNREAIPTAALHTLEHLLAGYLRAHLPGVIDLSPMGCRTGFYLVAEGPIGEEAVLEAFRKALEDVLRHQGEIPGASFRACGNYRDHDLKGAKAWAQRVLEAGLKVQPTP; from the coding sequence ATGCCGGAGGTGGAGAGCTTCAACCTGGACCACACCAAGGTGCGGGCCCCTTACGTGCGCCTGGCGGGGCGGAAGGCGGTGGGGGGCGGGGTGGTGGAGAAGTACGACCTGAGGCTCGCCCAGCCCAACCGGGAGGCCATCCCCACGGCCGCCCTCCACACCCTCGAGCACCTCCTCGCGGGGTACCTCAGGGCGCACCTCCCCGGGGTCATCGACCTCTCCCCCATGGGCTGCCGCACCGGGTTCTACCTGGTGGCGGAAGGGCCCATAGGGGAAGAGGCGGTGCTGGAGGCTTTCAGGAAGGCCCTGGAGGACGTGCTCCGCCACCAAGGGGAGATCCCCGGGGCCTCCTTCCGCGCGTGCGGCAACTACCGGGACCACGACCTAAAGGGGGCCAAGGCCTGGGCCCAACGGGTCCTGGAGGCGGGCCTAAAGGTCCAGCCCACCCCATGA
- the mtnN gene encoding 5'-methylthioadenosine/S-adenosylhomocysteine nucleosidase, producing MKAFFAAEAQEAEALREALGASEPLSGPLPLHRGEGVLVAETGVGKAAAALAVAHVLTRFPIEEAYFLGVAGALDPSLKALDLLLAEGAVQWDVDLTPFGRAKGETAFGVRLFPSDPRLLQKAKEAASRLGLPHRLGVVATGDRFLADRKEAERLRAEFGAHAVEMEGAAALFAAWRFGVPMALVRAVTDGAGEGAEGDFSAFLKAASRRLGLLAQALLY from the coding sequence ATGAAGGCCTTCTTCGCCGCGGAAGCCCAGGAGGCGGAAGCCCTCCGGGAGGCCTTAGGGGCTTCGGAGCCCCTTTCCGGCCCCCTCCCCCTGCACCGGGGGGAGGGGGTCTTGGTGGCCGAGACGGGGGTGGGGAAGGCGGCGGCCGCTCTCGCCGTGGCCCACGTCCTCACCCGCTTTCCCATAGAGGAGGCCTACTTCCTGGGGGTGGCGGGGGCCCTGGACCCATCCCTAAAAGCCCTGGACCTTCTCCTGGCGGAAGGCGCGGTGCAGTGGGACGTGGACCTCACTCCCTTCGGCCGGGCGAAGGGGGAGACCGCCTTCGGGGTGCGCCTTTTCCCCTCGGACCCCCGCCTTCTCCAAAAGGCCAAGGAGGCGGCCAGCCGCCTGGGCCTCCCCCACCGCCTGGGGGTGGTGGCCACGGGGGACCGCTTCCTGGCCGACCGGAAGGAGGCGGAGCGCCTCCGGGCGGAGTTTGGGGCCCACGCGGTGGAGATGGAAGGGGCGGCGGCCCTCTTCGCCGCCTGGCGCTTCGGGGTGCCCATGGCCCTGGTGCGGGCGGTGACGGACGGGGCGGGGGAGGGGGCGGAAGGGGATTTCAGCGCCTTCCTGAAGGCGGCCTCGAGGCGCCTCGGCCTCCTGGCCCAAGCCCTCCTATACTGA
- a CDS encoding ribose-phosphate diphosphokinase: MEIRIFSGNAHPDLARRVAEALGVPLGKALVERFPDGEVRVRLLESVRGEDVYLIQPTSPPVNDHLMELLLLADAARRSSAARINAVIPYFGYARQDKQTEGREPISAKLVASLLERVGVERVIAIDLHAPQIQGFFDIPVDHLSAVRLFARYLRERGLVEGSVVVSPDAGRAEEARRLAERLGLPFAMLAKRRHGPSETSVTYVIGEVAGLRPLIVDDIVSTGGTIRRGVEALLQAGARPEAIVLATHPVLVGPARENLAHPAIREVVFTDTIPLRDGGYTVLSTAELLAQAIRHVHTNQSVSALI; the protein is encoded by the coding sequence ATGGAAATCCGCATCTTTTCGGGGAACGCCCACCCCGACCTGGCCCGGCGCGTGGCCGAGGCCCTCGGGGTGCCCTTGGGGAAGGCCCTGGTGGAGCGCTTTCCCGACGGGGAGGTGAGGGTGCGGCTTCTGGAAAGCGTGCGCGGGGAGGACGTCTACCTCATCCAGCCCACCTCGCCCCCGGTGAACGACCACCTCATGGAGCTCCTCCTCCTGGCGGACGCGGCCCGCAGGAGCTCGGCGGCGCGCATCAACGCCGTCATCCCCTACTTCGGCTACGCCCGCCAGGACAAGCAGACGGAAGGCCGCGAGCCCATCAGCGCCAAGCTGGTGGCGAGCCTCCTGGAGCGGGTGGGGGTGGAAAGGGTTATCGCCATAGACCTCCACGCCCCCCAGATCCAGGGCTTCTTTGACATCCCCGTGGACCACCTCTCCGCGGTGCGCCTCTTCGCCCGCTACCTGAGGGAAAGGGGCCTGGTGGAGGGGTCGGTGGTGGTCTCCCCCGACGCGGGCCGGGCGGAGGAGGCGAGGAGGCTTGCGGAACGCCTCGGCCTCCCCTTCGCCATGCTGGCCAAGCGCCGGCACGGCCCTTCGGAAACCTCCGTGACCTACGTGATCGGGGAGGTGGCGGGCCTGAGGCCCCTTATCGTGGACGACATCGTCTCCACCGGGGGGACCATCCGCCGGGGGGTGGAGGCCCTCCTCCAGGCGGGGGCGCGGCCCGAAGCCATCGTCCTCGCCACCCACCCCGTCCTGGTGGGCCCTGCGCGGGAGAACCTTGCCCACCCCGCCATCCGGGAGGTGGTCTTCACCGACACCATCCCCTTGCGGGATGGGGGCTATACGGTCCTCTCCACCGCGGAACTCCTGGCCCAGGCCATCCGCCACGTGCACACCAACCAGTCCGTGAGCGCCCTCATCTAG
- a CDS encoding 50S ribosomal protein L25: MEYRLKAYYREGEKPAALRRAGKLPGVMYNKALNKKVYVELSEFDRVFRQASIHHVIVLELPDGELPTLVRQVNLDKRKRRPEHVDFYVLSDEPVEMYIPLRFVGTPVGVREGGVLQEVHRDILVRVSPRNIPEFIEVDVSGLGIGDSLHAADLKLPEGVKLAVSPEETIAAVVPPEDVEKLAAEAQEVPAEPEVIKKGKKEEE, encoded by the coding sequence ATGGAGTATCGTCTGAAAGCCTACTACCGCGAGGGGGAGAAGCCTGCCGCCTTGAGGCGGGCGGGGAAGCTCCCCGGGGTGATGTACAACAAGGCCCTGAACAAGAAGGTGTACGTGGAGCTCTCCGAGTTTGACCGGGTGTTCCGCCAGGCCTCCATCCACCACGTCATCGTCCTGGAGCTCCCCGATGGGGAACTGCCCACCCTGGTGCGCCAGGTGAACTTGGACAAGCGCAAGCGCCGCCCCGAGCACGTGGACTTCTACGTCCTCTCCGACGAGCCGGTGGAGATGTACATCCCCTTGCGCTTTGTGGGGACCCCCGTGGGCGTGCGGGAGGGCGGGGTGCTCCAGGAGGTGCACCGGGACATCCTGGTGCGGGTTTCCCCCAGGAACATCCCCGAGTTCATTGAGGTGGACGTTTCCGGCCTCGGCATCGGGGACAGCCTCCACGCCGCCGACCTGAAGCTTCCCGAGGGGGTGAAGCTGGCGGTGAGCCCCGAGGAGACCATCGCCGCGGTGGTGCCCCCGGAGGACGTGGAGAAGCTGGCCGCGGAGGCCCAGGAGGTCCCCGCCGAGCCCGAGGTCATCAAGAAGGGGAAGAAGGAGGAGGAGTAG
- the pth gene encoding aminoacyl-tRNA hydrolase, translating into MFLVVGQGNPGPEYAHTRHNVGFMVLDRLGLPFRRKGEALLAEGTVGEEKGFFLKPLTYYNLTGQVVAPLARFYKIPPERILVVHDEMDLPLGRLRLKAGGRPAGNRGVASIGEALGTWAFHRLRIGIGKPPRPEEGAAYVLSPFREEERPLVERVLEVAKEAVLCWAERGLLPCADRFNGLDLRLG; encoded by the coding sequence ATGTTTTTGGTGGTGGGCCAGGGGAATCCGGGGCCGGAGTACGCCCATACCCGGCACAACGTGGGCTTCATGGTCCTGGACCGGCTGGGCCTCCCCTTTCGCAGGAAGGGGGAGGCCCTCCTGGCGGAAGGGACGGTGGGGGAGGAGAAGGGGTTTTTCCTCAAGCCCCTCACCTACTACAACCTCACCGGCCAGGTGGTGGCCCCCCTGGCCCGCTTTTACAAGATCCCTCCCGAACGCATCCTGGTGGTTCATGACGAGATGGACCTCCCTCTGGGCCGCCTGCGCCTAAAGGCCGGGGGGCGGCCTGCGGGAAACCGGGGGGTGGCCTCCATCGGGGAGGCCCTGGGCACCTGGGCCTTTCACCGCCTCAGGATCGGCATCGGCAAGCCCCCCCGCCCGGAGGAGGGCGCGGCCTACGTGCTGTCCCCCTTCCGCGAGGAGGAAAGGCCCCTGGTGGAAAGGGTGCTGGAGGTGGCCAAGGAGGCGGTGCTCTGCTGGGCGGAGCGGGGCCTCCTCCCTTGCGCGGACCGCTTTAACGGCCTGGACCTCCGCCTGGGGTAA
- the ddl gene encoding D-alanine--D-alanine ligase — protein sequence MRVLLLAGGKSPEHEVSLVSARGVLEHIPFPTELAVIAKDGRWLLGEEARRALEAGLAPTGPHPFPPPLDWGRYDVVFPLLHGPFGEDGTVQGFLELLGKPYVGAGVAASALCMDKDLSKRVLQQAGLPVVPWVALYRGETPLIPFEPPYFVKPANTGSSIGVRRAEDYGELEEALAEAFRYDRKAVVEKALGGVRELEVGVLGNVFGQASPVGEIRYQAPFYDYETKYTPGRAELLIPAPLDPGTAETIQEMALKAYRVLGIRGMARVDFFLAEGEVYLNEVNTIPGFTPTSMYPRLFQAGGVSYPELLRRLLELALQP from the coding sequence ATGCGTGTCCTCCTCCTGGCTGGCGGCAAAAGCCCCGAGCACGAGGTCTCCCTGGTCTCCGCCAGGGGGGTGCTGGAGCACATCCCCTTCCCCACGGAGCTTGCGGTCATCGCCAAGGACGGCCGCTGGCTCCTGGGGGAGGAGGCGAGGAGGGCCCTCGAGGCCGGCCTTGCCCCCACAGGCCCCCACCCCTTCCCCCCGCCTTTGGACTGGGGCCGCTACGACGTGGTCTTCCCCCTCCTCCACGGGCCCTTCGGGGAGGACGGGACGGTCCAGGGGTTTTTGGAGCTTTTGGGCAAGCCCTACGTGGGGGCGGGGGTGGCGGCCAGCGCCCTATGCATGGACAAGGACCTCTCCAAAAGGGTCCTGCAGCAGGCGGGCCTGCCCGTGGTCCCCTGGGTGGCCCTCTACCGGGGGGAGACCCCCCTCATCCCCTTTGAACCCCCCTACTTCGTGAAGCCCGCCAACACCGGCTCCAGCATCGGCGTCCGCCGGGCGGAGGATTACGGGGAGCTGGAGGAAGCCCTGGCCGAGGCCTTCCGCTACGACCGCAAGGCGGTGGTGGAGAAGGCCCTGGGGGGGGTGCGGGAGCTGGAGGTGGGGGTTTTGGGCAACGTCTTCGGCCAGGCCAGCCCCGTGGGGGAGATCCGCTACCAGGCCCCCTTCTACGATTACGAGACCAAGTACACCCCGGGGCGGGCGGAGCTCCTCATCCCCGCGCCCCTGGACCCGGGCACGGCGGAGACCATCCAGGAGATGGCCCTCAAGGCCTACCGCGTTTTGGGCATCCGGGGCATGGCCCGGGTGGACTTCTTCCTGGCCGAAGGGGAGGTCTACCTGAACGAGGTGAACACCATCCCCGGCTTCACCCCCACCAGCATGTACCCCCGCCTCTTCCAGGCGGGGGGGGTCAGCTACCCGGAGCTTTTAAGGCGGCTTCTGGAGCTCGCCCTTCAGCCCTAG
- the ftsH gene encoding ATP-dependent zinc metalloprotease FtsH, producing MAQRINPFTLFFLLLLGYLAYTAFTGPPAPTLSYTEFREMVRQGRVAQVTLEETRILGELKEPERFPTPQGERVARRFQVPLPPAQVQDPELLRFLEENGVRIVTKPPSFWPQFLLYVGPTLLLILFFWFFFMRAQGGAGQVMQFGQSRAKLYGKEKTVNTTFKDVAGHEEAKRELMEVVDFLKNPKKYLELGAEIPKGVLLVGPPGTGKTLLARAVAGEAGVPFFSVSASEFMEMFVGVGASRVRSLFEDARRNAPSIIFIDELDSIGRKRGAGIGGGHDEREQTLNQILSEMDGFEKDTSVIVLAATNRPDILDPALLRPGRFDRQVVVGLPALEERKEILLVHMRNKPIAEDVDPLELAHLTPGFSGADLKNLVNEAALLAARAGEKRIRKEHFLKALDKIVLGLERPALKLSEEERRAVAYHEAGHAVVGEVLPHADKTEKVSIVPRGMALGARWSKPEERVLVSREHLMDELSVLLAGRAAEELFTGTVTTGAQDDFKRATGLAKRMVLDWGMGEHFKNIAWGSDSGPIFLGEEIAKKKDHSEETARLIDQDIRQILDEAYARAREVLLAHAEAMHRLAEELLREETIPGERVRAILKETQTVQRSGEA from the coding sequence TTGGCCCAGCGCATTAACCCCTTCACCCTGTTCTTCCTGCTCCTCCTCGGCTACCTGGCCTATACGGCCTTCACCGGCCCCCCGGCCCCCACCCTCTCCTACACGGAGTTCCGGGAGATGGTGCGCCAGGGCCGGGTGGCCCAGGTAACCCTGGAGGAAACCCGCATCCTGGGCGAGCTCAAAGAGCCTGAGCGCTTCCCCACCCCCCAAGGGGAGCGGGTGGCCCGGCGCTTCCAGGTGCCCCTGCCCCCCGCCCAGGTGCAGGACCCCGAGCTCCTGCGCTTCCTGGAGGAAAACGGGGTGCGGATCGTCACCAAGCCCCCTTCCTTCTGGCCCCAGTTCCTCCTCTACGTGGGCCCCACCCTCCTCCTCATCCTCTTCTTCTGGTTCTTCTTCATGCGCGCCCAAGGAGGGGCGGGGCAGGTGATGCAGTTCGGCCAAAGCCGGGCCAAGCTCTACGGCAAGGAAAAGACGGTGAACACCACCTTCAAGGACGTGGCCGGGCACGAGGAGGCCAAGCGGGAACTCATGGAGGTGGTGGACTTCCTCAAAAACCCCAAGAAGTACCTGGAGCTGGGAGCGGAGATCCCCAAGGGGGTGCTCCTGGTGGGCCCTCCGGGCACGGGCAAGACCCTCCTGGCCCGGGCGGTGGCGGGGGAGGCGGGGGTGCCCTTCTTCTCCGTCTCCGCCAGCGAGTTCATGGAGATGTTCGTGGGCGTGGGGGCCAGCCGGGTGCGGAGCCTCTTTGAGGACGCCCGGCGGAACGCCCCCAGCATCATCTTCATTGACGAGCTGGACTCCATCGGAAGGAAGCGGGGGGCCGGCATCGGCGGCGGACACGACGAAAGGGAGCAGACCCTGAACCAGATCCTCTCGGAGATGGACGGGTTTGAGAAGGACACCTCGGTCATCGTCCTCGCCGCCACCAACCGCCCGGACATCCTGGACCCCGCCCTCCTCCGCCCGGGCCGGTTTGACCGGCAGGTGGTGGTGGGCCTGCCCGCCTTGGAGGAAAGGAAGGAGATCCTCCTGGTGCACATGCGGAACAAGCCCATCGCCGAGGACGTGGACCCCTTGGAGCTCGCCCACCTCACCCCCGGCTTCTCCGGGGCCGACCTCAAGAACCTGGTGAACGAAGCCGCCCTGCTCGCCGCCCGCGCGGGGGAGAAGAGGATCCGCAAGGAGCACTTCCTAAAGGCCCTGGACAAGATCGTCCTGGGGCTGGAACGGCCCGCCCTCAAGCTCTCCGAGGAGGAGCGGCGGGCGGTGGCCTACCACGAGGCGGGGCACGCGGTGGTGGGGGAGGTGCTGCCCCACGCGGACAAGACGGAAAAGGTCTCCATCGTCCCCCGGGGGATGGCCCTGGGGGCGCGCTGGAGCAAGCCGGAAGAACGGGTCTTGGTCTCCCGGGAGCACCTCATGGACGAGCTTTCCGTGCTCCTGGCGGGCCGGGCCGCGGAGGAGCTCTTCACCGGCACCGTCACCACCGGGGCCCAGGACGATTTCAAGCGGGCCACGGGCCTCGCCAAGCGCATGGTCCTGGACTGGGGCATGGGGGAGCACTTCAAGAACATCGCCTGGGGCTCGGACTCGGGGCCCATCTTCCTGGGGGAGGAGATCGCCAAGAAGAAGGACCACTCCGAGGAGACGGCCCGCCTCATAGACCAGGATATCCGCCAGATCCTGGACGAGGCCTACGCCCGGGCCCGGGAGGTGCTCCTGGCCCACGCGGAGGCCATGCACCGCCTGGCGGAGGAGCTCTTAAGGGAAGAGACCATCCCCGGGGAGCGGGTGCGGGCCATCCTTAAGGAGACCCAGACCGTGCAGCGCTCGGGGGAGGCCTAG